Within the Mucilaginibacter sp. CSA2-8R genome, the region GCGAGCTGTTGCCCACTCTGCAACGTGAACTAAATATCCGCTTTGACCTGCACGCTAAAATGGTGCGCCGGCAGCGTGAAGTTTATGTGCTTAGAGTTGATGACCCGCAAAAGTTTGCACAGTTAAAAACAAACGAACCCGGCAAGCGCACTTACTTTGCCAAACATGGCGCAATAGATCAGCAGGCCATCACCATGAGCGATTTTGCTGACTATTTAGAGAGCTACGGTATCAACAAACTTGTAATAGACCATACCGGTAGTACAAACAAGTATGATATAAAATCTCATTTCAACCCGAAAATCCTAAGAGTTTAAGCGACATACTTACTGCCATGGGTTTACGCTTAGAGAAACAGCAACGAGATATTGAATTGCTCATGCTATATCAACCTTGAACCAAATTAAGATATTAATACGCGTAAATAGTGCCTTTACATTAGTTTTATTGGTGAGCAATTTAAATTGGTTATTTTTTAGCGAAACCCTGATTTGTAAGTTTAATCTGTTTTAAATTGATACCATATTGCTGTTGAAACATGGAAGCAATGCTTTGCCGATAAGCTTCCTGAGTATTGGTTTTGGTCGCTTCTTGCAAGCCCAGCACTAATACAACCGACTGCAACTTCATTTGCTCAGCCATCTGGGCACGGACTAACTCGGATTTTAGTTTAGCATTTTTGGACAGCGTAGCAATCATCTGCGCCTGAGCACCGCTTTCCATAGCGCTGTTTACTTCAGATCCGGGTACGTTATTAACCACCTGATAACCCACCAGCATCAGTCCGGTGAGTGCATCAGCAGCATTGTTGATTTTTAACGAAGAGCTTTTAAGTATTTGCCCGTAAATAGCGTTATAATCAGCCTTGCCCGGACCGAACGTGCTGTTTACCGCGTTAGCGCCTTGTGAAGTACGGCTTTGCAAGCGTTTTACAAAATTAGACACGACGCGCTGGCGTAGAGCTGGAGTGGAGGTGTAATCAAAACTGCTTTTTGCCGTGGCAACAGTTTTACCAGCTACTTTGCTGTCGTAAGCCAAATTTCCGGACCATCCGGCCATAAGTGTAGGGTCAAGCGCCATAATAGGTGCATCCTGAGCTCGTGCAGTTACCGATACAAATGATAAGGCAGATAATATAACGCCGGCGGAGATATTTGCTATTCTTTTCATATCAATAGTTGTATTACTCAAAATTGGTACATACAATCAGCCGTTTTCGTTTTAAAAAGAGATGAATTCTTGATTTTAACATGTAATTTACAGTGACTTTGTGTAATTGCATGCTTGACAATTGCTTATTAGTTGACAAGAGTTTTTTGATAATTATTTAAATTACTAAGTTAAAGCGGTCAAATTTAAAACCGAAATAAGGGACTGGATATACATCTTGAATGTAACGCACTTGATGAGCAACTTGTCAAAAACGAAGTCAACATCTTCTCACTATGCAATAAAACGTCTGTCACCGGGCATAATGCGCAGCCCTAAACATTGGTAAACCTTCTCCAATACCCAATCGTCTAATTCCAGATTACCAGCCAGGAATTGAGTGATGGCATTGGGATCGGCAAATATATTCAGTTGATTAGGTTGCATTTTAAACAGTTCTAAACGTTGTGTAACAATCTCAGACGGCCTCAATGCCGGAAACTTGAGTTGCTCATACTCATATTGCCGTATGCGGGGCAACAACACCATTAATTCATCAGACTCGGGTGCGCCGGGCTGTGCGTTAAAAATAGCGGTTGCACGGTCAAGTGCCAGCTCATAGTCTTCGGCGCTATTAAAAGGCATAATTCCGGCAAAGTCAGCATCAATCTGATATTCCTCAATTGGTTGCGTTTCAATTGTTGTGGTTATTGTAGTTTTTATACGGGCTATATTTGGGTGTATTTCGTTGTCCGCAATAGGTTCGGGGACATGTACTATTGTAGTAAATGTCTTAGTAATACGCCTTACCTTTCCTGGGTTTTTCATTTCGGCTTCGGCAAACTCCCGGTCCAGTCGCTCTTGCTGTTCGTTTTTATTTTCCACGTGTGTAATCCGCGCAGCTTTAGCCAAATAATTAATTGAATAACTAATATAGTAATCCGGGTCAGCGGTGCTTTGTCCACCACCTATATTAAGCGATGTATCGCTTCCGTTAAATATGTTTCTAATACGATAAGGCTGTTGTTTAAGCCACGATAATAAAGACACACGGGCATCAGAGTGCTTTGCAATGTATGCGACTATTAGGTTGGTAGCAATAAGGTTCATAGACGCAATTTAACGATTGAAAGCAATGTTTTAAGAAGGTGAAAAATTATTCTTTTAGTTTTTAACCTTTCGGTCCCGTGATGATTAACGAAAATAAGTTGTTCTTAACATTTAATAAATGTTAAGCTGTCATTTTACCTTTTCCCATTTTGCCGATTAGAACAGGAAATAGATTTGATACAAGGACCTGTCACCATCTTTGAGAAAATAATGCTTCCTCTATTGATACGAAAGATTATACAGGGCTTGGCATCACTTTAACATGCAGTTTTTTGCATATTTGCTTTACACGTCGATTTTATGAAAAAAGCCGTCTGCTGTATAGCCTTCTTAGCGTCCGTTATTTCTATCAATACTGCGTTTGCCCAACGGCCACGGTCCGACTCGGTTGCGGCAAATAAATGGGTAAACCAAGCCTATAAAAAATTGTCTCGACGGCAAAAAATTGCTCAATTGATGGTGTTACGCCTGTCCGAACGGCGCGGTAAAGAGGTGGTGTTTTTTGACAAAGGGGTGCAGAGCGCCATGAAGAAATACAATATTGGCTCGGTATGCCTTTTTCAGGGTACGGCACTGCAACAGGCTAATGTGCTTAACCATTTACAAAGTGTAGCTAAAACGCCGCTATTAGTGTGCATTGATGGCGAAACCGGCGTGGGCATGCGCTTTAATGATGTAAAACCTTTTCCGGACCAACTTACCATCGGGGCCACCGGCGATGCTGCGATTGCCTACCATGTTGGGCAAGCCATTGCTGCGCAGTGCAAACGTGCCGGCATACAGGTTAACTACGCTCCGGTTGTAGACATCAATAACAATCCAAACAACCCGGTGATCAACTTCCGGTCGTTTGGCGAGGATAAATATAAAGTTTCCTTATTCGGTACCCAGATTATGCTGGGTATGCAAGACGGCGGCATCATGGCTTGCGCCAAACACTTTCCGGGTCATGGCGATGTGGCGGTAGACTCACACCTGGATCTCCCGGTTATCAATAAATCCGTTGCACAGCTCGACTCATTGGAGTTATACCCTTTTCGTACCCTTATCAAACAAAACGTGGGTAGTATGATGGTGGCCCACCTATACATCCCGGCCATTGATACTACCCGCAACCAGGCCACCTCGCTGTCTAAAAAAAATGTGACCGGTTTACTGCGAGACGACCTTAAATTTAAAGGTATTACTTTTACTGATGCACTCGAAATGAAGGGTGTTGCCAAATTTTATCCACAGGGCGAGGCAGCCGTTCAGTCGCTCATTGCCGGTAACGACATGCTTTGCCTGCCCGGCGACGTGAAAGGCAGCATCAAAAAAATCCGAAAAGCCATTAGGCATGATAAACTAAGCTGGGACGATATCAACGCTAAAGTAAAAAAGGTGCTTTTGGCCAAATATAACCTGGGGCTGGATACTATTAAGGCAATCGATACACTGAACATTGCAGCCGACTTAAGTAAAGACATCAATACCGAAAAGAAAGAAGTTTATACCAACGCCATCACTCTCGTTACCCGGCAAGATAGCAGCATGCTTCCGCTAAGAGGTAAAAATAAGGTGGCTTACGTAGGTTTGGGTTTAACCGGAGCTAATCATTTTGCCGACCGGGTAAAACAGGCTTTTAATGCCGACTGCTATTACCTGAGCTACCAGGACGACAGTCTGAAAGCCGACGGTTTACTGAAACAATTGAGCAATTATGATGCAGTAGTAATTGGTATGCATAAATATGCCAAGTACCCGGCAAAAAACTTCGGTATCAGCAACGCGGCTATACGGGTTTTGAATGAAGTAAAGCAAAAATCCAATGCCATTACCCTGGCTTTTGGTAACCCTTACGCAATTAAGAATATGATTGGTGCACGTAACCTGGTAGCCTGTTATGAAGATGATAGCCTGATGCACGATGTTGCTATCAACCTGCTCACAGGCAAAGTAACCGCCAAAGGTAAGCTGCCCGTTACCGTCGGTCCATATCATTATGGTTCAGGCATTATAACTAATGATTACTTGCCGTTGGTGCAGGCAACGCAAGTTGGGCTAGACAGCACTATGCTGCTACGCATTGACACCATTGCGGCTAACGCCATACAGAAAGGCGCTACGCCCGGGTGCGTAGTGTTGGTAGCTAAAAATGGTAAAGTTGGCTTCCTGAAAGCTTACGGCCATTTAAATTACGACGGCAAAGATGCCGTAACGCCGCAAACCGTTTACGACTTAGCTTCGGTAACCAAAATTAGTGCGACCAACGTTTCGGTGATGAAGTTGTACGAAGAAGGTAAGCTCGACATTGGTAAAACCCTTGGTGATTATTTGCCTTGGGTTAGAGGTACTGACAAAGCAGGTTTAAAACTATCGGACGTATTGTTGCACCAGGCCGGTTTAGTTTCATTTATCCCATTTAATCGCGAAACCATCGACATTAAAACGGGGCGGCCTAAACCCGGCTTCTACAAAAAACAGCCGGATGCTTTATACAGTGTACGGGTTGCCGACGAGATGTATATGCGGCACGATTGGCTGGATACCATTAAAAAACGCATCATCACCAGTAAGCTCGGCCCTGCTAATAAATATGTTTACAGCGACAACGACTTTATATTGTTGGGCAAGGTGGTAGAGCAGATTACCGGCATACCGCTGGATGAATATGTACGTCAAACTTTTTACCTGCCGCTGGGCATGACCAGCACTACGTTTAAGCCGTTGGAGCATGAACCCATCAATGTAATTGCACCCACCGAAAACGAAAAAGTTTTTCGCTTGCAACACCTGCATGGCGACGTGCACGATCCGGGAGCGGCCATGTTTGGTGGCGTAGCCGGTCATGCGGGTTTGTTTAGCAATGCTTATGATTTAGCGCAACTATACCAATTGCTGTTAAACGGCGGCGAACTGAATGGTGTAAGACTGTTTAAAAAGGAGACTATAGATTTCTTTACGGCTTACCACAGCACTATCAGCCGCCGCGGCATGGGCTTCGACAAGCCTGAAAAAGATAATAGAACTCGAAAAGATCCTTATCCAACGTTAAGTGCGTCACCTTTAACTTTTGGTCATACAGGCTTTACCGGCATCGGTGTTTGGGCCGATCCAAAGTATAACCTCCTATACATTTTTATGTCGAACCGGGTAAACCCTGACGGCGGCGACAATAATAAACTCAGCACGCTGAACGTACGCTCCGACATTCAGGAAACGGTTTATCAAGCGATGTTTAAATACGAAAAAGACCACCAGCCTAAACCAGTGGTGCCTGCTAAAAAAGTAGTTAAAACTTTAAAATTAATGAAATAAGCTTTGCGAACTTTTATTAAAACCGGCCGAAATCTTCGGCCGGTTTTTTTATATAGCATTATTTGGCACGACGGTATTTATGCTAAGTCTGATTGATAAGCAATAAAAAAACCGCCCCATGATTAAAGGGCGGTTTATAACATTATCGGTTCAACCAACCTTTAGCTTTTCGGATTTAAAGCTTCGGTAATCCGATCAGATAAATCCTGTAAATGATAGGTGCTCATTGAATCAGAAATATTAGTTGATTTAATTAAGCTGTTGATAGAACGCAGTTGTGCTTTAGCTACCGAAACAGCGTCAGTCTGCTCTAACTCGCGCGGAGCAACCCCACGACCGTTAAACACAATGGTTTGAGCAGCAGCTGGCTGTGGCTTCACAATATCTATCAATTTATCTACGTATAATTTTTGCAGGTTACGACGGTAAACATCAATGGTCTTGCCGCTTTTCACTTCGCGGAAGATCATGTTTTGCATATCGGTCA harbors:
- a CDS encoding glycoside hydrolase family 3 N-terminal domain-containing protein, which gives rise to MKKAVCCIAFLASVISINTAFAQRPRSDSVAANKWVNQAYKKLSRRQKIAQLMVLRLSERRGKEVVFFDKGVQSAMKKYNIGSVCLFQGTALQQANVLNHLQSVAKTPLLVCIDGETGVGMRFNDVKPFPDQLTIGATGDAAIAYHVGQAIAAQCKRAGIQVNYAPVVDINNNPNNPVINFRSFGEDKYKVSLFGTQIMLGMQDGGIMACAKHFPGHGDVAVDSHLDLPVINKSVAQLDSLELYPFRTLIKQNVGSMMVAHLYIPAIDTTRNQATSLSKKNVTGLLRDDLKFKGITFTDALEMKGVAKFYPQGEAAVQSLIAGNDMLCLPGDVKGSIKKIRKAIRHDKLSWDDINAKVKKVLLAKYNLGLDTIKAIDTLNIAADLSKDINTEKKEVYTNAITLVTRQDSSMLPLRGKNKVAYVGLGLTGANHFADRVKQAFNADCYYLSYQDDSLKADGLLKQLSNYDAVVIGMHKYAKYPAKNFGISNAAIRVLNEVKQKSNAITLAFGNPYAIKNMIGARNLVACYEDDSLMHDVAINLLTGKVTAKGKLPVTVGPYHYGSGIITNDYLPLVQATQVGLDSTMLLRIDTIAANAIQKGATPGCVVLVAKNGKVGFLKAYGHLNYDGKDAVTPQTVYDLASVTKISATNVSVMKLYEEGKLDIGKTLGDYLPWVRGTDKAGLKLSDVLLHQAGLVSFIPFNRETIDIKTGRPKPGFYKKQPDALYSVRVADEMYMRHDWLDTIKKRIITSKLGPANKYVYSDNDFILLGKVVEQITGIPLDEYVRQTFYLPLGMTSTTFKPLEHEPINVIAPTENEKVFRLQHLHGDVHDPGAAMFGGVAGHAGLFSNAYDLAQLYQLLLNGGELNGVRLFKKETIDFFTAYHSTISRRGMGFDKPEKDNRTRKDPYPTLSASPLTFGHTGFTGIGVWADPKYNLLYIFMSNRVNPDGGDNNKLSTLNVRSDIQETVYQAMFKYEKDHQPKPVVPAKKVVKTLKLMK